The nucleotide sequence AGCTTCAAAACTTGCCCCTGGATTCTGAGTCGGAGCCCAAATCTCGCAGATTCCGTCATAGAAATGGGCAGTACAATTATTGGGTTCTTGCGGCGCATGATCCAGATAGGGTACTTCAAAGAGCAGCTCCAATGATTTAGCGGCTTTCTTCTTGGATATGTTTCCATCATCCCTGAGTACCTCTCCAGGTCGATCAAGGGCTGTCAGCATCCTCTGCCGTATATCTGCACTATTCAGATTGGCGCTTGGTCCTGGATCAAAATTGACTTTCAGGGCTTTTCGACCTTGAATCGCAGACCATGTATCATTGGCAACGACTGCGACACCACTGGATACCTGCACCACAGCCTTAACGCCTGGAACCTGCATGGTTTCGCTATCGTCATAGTCCAAAACCTGGCCATCAAAGGTGGGAATTCTCTTGATCACTGCGGTCAGCATGCCTGGAAGTGTAAAATCATATCCAAAGATCAGACTGCCATCAACTTTATAAGCAGAGTCCAGACTTTTGATGGATCGACCAATGATCTTGAAGTCCTTGGGATCTTTGAGAATGGGCTTTTCAGGAACATCCACACTGGCGGCCAATGCTGCAAGGTTCCCATAGCTCATTTTTTTTCGAGTACCCTGGAGATGGACATACCCCTCACTGGCGTAGCATTTATCTGGTGAAACCTCCCATTTTCCAGCGGCGGCAAGAACCAACATCATTCTGGCAGTTGCCCCGGCCTCACGCAGTCGGTTATAGTGCGTTCGAATGCTGGCACTCCCACCTGTAGTCTGACTGCCGAAAACGGGATTGAAATCTCCCTGGACAACACGCACTTTGCTCCAATCGGCTTCAAGTTCTTCGGCCAGGATCATGGGCAGGGCAGTATAAATCTTTTGTCCCATCTCACTTCGAGGCATGACAACCGTGACGGTATCATCAGATCCAATACTCACATAGATGTTTGGTTCAAAAGTAAATGTCTCAATTTGTGTCCTGCTTTCACACCGACTTATTGAGAAACCTAAGAGTAGAGCAGCTGTTGATCCTGAACTCAGTTTTATGAATTCACGCCGAGAGATCTGGCCCATCTTTAGCTCAGTCATCCTGCACCTCCCCTGATACCGTGTGGATGGCCTTGCGAATTCTCTGATATGTCCCGCAGCGGCAGAGCACACCTTTCATGGCGGCATCGATCTCTGCATCAGTTGGATTGGAATTATTTTCCAGGAGTTCGACAGCAGTCATGATCTGTCCAGGTTGGCAATAGCCACATTGGGGAACCTCTTCATCAACCCAGGCCTGTTGAACGGCATGTAGTCCGTCCTTTGCAAGACCTTCAATGGTGGTAACAGATTTATTTTCAACAGAAGCTACGGGTGTGATACAGGATTTCGCAGTTTTGCCTTCAATATGCACTGTACAACTGCCACAGATGCCTATACCACAGCTGTATTTGGTTCCAGTGAAACCCAGTGTATCCCGAATGACCCATAGGAGAGGTGTTTTGGGATCTACCTCAACAGAAACTTGTTGCCCATTCAATTGAAATGAAACCTTGGTAATCATGTGAATCCCCTTTGTATAAGATCAGACAATATTATACAATGATATCCAAGGGAGGGACACAAGAAATATACCTAAATCATGATAGGTAATAAGCTCTGAAGATTATGGATTATTGTACTTTCAGTAAAAATCAGTCCGTCTTGCGAAGGAAGAAATCAACCAGTCCGAATACACAGAGCAGAATAAGAAGTGCCTGTAGCTGAGTGATGACACTCGTGGTAAGCAATGGGGTTTGCAGCCAGCCCAGAGAAATCACACTAAACTTAATAAAATAATAAGCGAGTTTTGAAATGAGAACCGCCCCCAGAAAAGCGACCAGGCCACTTGATCTGCTTTGAGATAGCATACCAAGCACAAAGGCAAACACCATCAGTTCTCCACTCATGATCAAAAACTTGGGAAAGACGGGATGACCCGTACTCAGGAAGGATAAAACTGGGAGAGCCGCTGCAATTCCCATAGAATTCCCTCGATTTGAATAGACAACCGTGATCAAAACCAGGATCTTCATGGGGTCGAACTGATAGAGCGGAAAAGGCAGAATATGTGCAAAAACGATGGTTACATAAAAGCTTACAAGGACAAGTGCATCTACCAGGGCAACCCGTGACAACGAATTTGGAACAGCCAGTCTGTCCATATTAACTGATCTCATTTATGACCTTTCGTGTTTCTCAAAAAATCCAATCCTACCATGATTTCATTAAAAATTCATCCAGGGATAAAGCTTGGATATTCTCGTGCAGCAACAATTCAAGCTGCTCCGGTGTATTATATCCCCAGGTGGCACAATAGACCCGAGCACTGGAATCCTGTTTCGCTTCCAGAATGGTTCCCACATGATCGTCTATGAAATGAACCTGCTCACGCTCAACGCCCCTTTTGGTCTGAATCGAGTTCAGAATCTCGGGCTTACGTAATGTTTTGACAGCCTGAAACATTTGATCGGACCTCAAAGCTATTCCATTGTGCTCTAATATGAGGCGAACAGAAACCAGATCCTTGGTGGTGACGATAAATATCTCCCCAACATCCCTTGATTTTAAAAATGAAGCCATGCCTGGATACAGTGGGTTCAGATTCAGCCAGCTCTCGGGATTTTGAGTTTGAAGCCGCTCCCGCTCAGCATAAAAGAGTCGACGATATTCCTCCCGGTGGATTTCATTATTGTCCAGGAAGCCATCAAACTTAGCCTGGGTTAGAAATTGCCTTTTTTCAGACATGGCCAGGAGGAGAAAAACATAATCTTCTCCACGTCTGATTAGTGGACGCAGATTACGAAACTCCCCTATTTCAAGATCGCTGAACCCACTGAGATCCTTCCGAGGTTCATAGTCCCAATTAGCATGAGTGAAGGCGTTGTAGGCTGTTACCATGCACTCATCTATGCTATCTGCAATTACCCCGTCAAAATCAAGTGCTAGCATCTGGTAGCCTGCTGATTAACGCTGTACGCGTGCAGAACCGCCACTGGCAAATGCTTCCACCTCAGCCAATCTGGCCATGGTTACATCACCGGGGAAGGTTGTCGATAGCGCTCCATGAGCCCATCCCAATCGGAGTGATTGGTCCAGGTCTCTCCCATCCAGAATACCGTAAATCAATCCTGATGCGAATCCATCTCCTCCACCTATGCGATCAAGTACATTTAATTCAC is from Candidatus Neomarinimicrobiota bacterium and encodes:
- a CDS encoding xanthine dehydrogenase family protein molybdopterin-binding subunit, which gives rise to MTELKMGQISRREFIKLSSGSTAALLLGFSISRCESRTQIETFTFEPNIYVSIGSDDTVTVVMPRSEMGQKIYTALPMILAEELEADWSKVRVVQGDFNPVFGSQTTGGSASIRTHYNRLREAGATARMMLVLAAAGKWEVSPDKCYASEGYVHLQGTRKKMSYGNLAALAASVDVPEKPILKDPKDFKIIGRSIKSLDSAYKVDGSLIFGYDFTLPGMLTAVIKRIPTFDGQVLDYDDSETMQVPGVKAVVQVSSGVAVVANDTWSAIQGRKALKVNFDPGPSANLNSADIRQRMLTALDRPGEVLRDDGNISKKKAAKSLELLFEVPYLDHAPQEPNNCTAHFYDGICEIWAPTQNPGASFEAAKSITGFDDARIILHTLRMGGAFGRRLAADYTVDAVEVAKHFSEPVKVVRMRDEDIKHGTYRPATVHRLKAGIGDRGEALYWKHTVSGPQVGWHGTITGGAPDLVYSIPNIHVDVVMTPLPVPTGPFRSVAHTQNAFVNECGLDALARLAGQDPYTYRRELLKDSPRHIGVLDLVAEKSGWGSTLEQGHARGLAVHYSFRSYCAMVAEVSQEKSGEFRIHRMTAAIDCGQVINPDGVRAQVEGGIVMGLTAALHGKITLENGRVNQSNFHNYPLLKMDETPIMDIHIVKSEEAPTGAGEPPVPPTPPALLNAIAELTGEYITRLPING
- a CDS encoding (2Fe-2S)-binding protein, translated to MITKVSFQLNGQQVSVEVDPKTPLLWVIRDTLGFTGTKYSCGIGICGSCTVHIEGKTAKSCITPVASVENKSVTTIEGLAKDGLHAVQQAWVDEEVPQCGYCQPGQIMTAVELLENNSNPTDAEIDAAMKGVLCRCGTYQRIRKAIHTVSGEVQDD